A DNA window from Thermosynechococcaceae cyanobacterium Okahandja contains the following coding sequences:
- a CDS encoding glycosyltransferase, giving the protein MTREPPSKPAAPPQLVSPWVWGFFVLSLLTLLVVLLATVWRPTLFPIDLVNPDELRPLPPLLQLPRDDLSQWWPLVLAALVAIALNIIPSNNITRLVVRFVVVLFGVRYLLWRGLVTLNTAHWLSAVASISFYGLEVLYFITYLLYFYQTAWLTDRQRSQEANQYQEAVQSRQYCPSVDVFIPTYNEPPYILRRTIVACQSMDYSNKTIYVLDDGRRPEVAELCDRLGVKYITRPTNEHRKAGNLNHALQQTRGELITVFDADFLPFQNFLRRTVGFFQNDNIAMVQTPQHFFNPDYHAQNLGIEFMMPGDMEYFFGFIQPGRDFGNAIICCGTSYVVRRRDLEAVGGYYTRCVVEDFQTGTKMQIAGYRLIYLNEILSMGESPRNFRDHLEQRLRWLQGNMQIYFCGDDLPIWSKLSWFQRSCHLSLLLHNINPFIRACFLVGPFLSLMTGISLTVAGVWEYFYFALPYTLLTLATFSWATEGRYFSLWGEVYEAMFAFPAMVQLIKILRNPFGKIGSLVTNKGTLSNRKSLNLTFTWPLLLLVLASALGIFIRYGGYWFGVWPPMEYERAGLEVMLAWTIYNAFIALIGVLAAIDQPTRRQSDRFPICTVCRLQLGRQTFWGYTRDVSETGAALLLTAGRQISAQDTVGTLTFLEQDFSVKAAIVRMRQEDERSCLYLRFLEVEDEASRRLIQLLYGGLTWWHKPKAPHGLDAFWAMVGRLLDFRSLFTLYS; this is encoded by the coding sequence ATGACTCGCGAACCGCCGTCGAAACCGGCTGCGCCCCCCCAACTCGTTTCCCCGTGGGTGTGGGGCTTTTTTGTATTGAGCCTGCTAACCCTGCTGGTGGTGCTGTTGGCAACGGTCTGGCGGCCCACCCTCTTCCCGATTGATCTGGTCAATCCCGATGAGTTGCGCCCACTGCCGCCCCTGCTGCAATTGCCCAGAGATGATCTCAGTCAATGGTGGCCACTGGTACTGGCCGCCTTGGTGGCGATCGCCCTCAATATCATTCCCAGCAATAACATCACCCGTTTGGTGGTGCGCTTTGTTGTCGTGCTCTTTGGCGTTCGCTACCTGTTGTGGCGGGGCCTTGTGACCCTCAACACCGCCCATTGGCTGAGCGCCGTTGCCAGCATCAGCTTTTACGGGTTAGAGGTACTGTACTTTATCACCTATCTGCTCTACTTTTACCAAACCGCATGGCTCACTGATCGCCAGCGCAGCCAAGAAGCCAATCAGTATCAGGAGGCGGTGCAATCGCGGCAGTACTGCCCCAGTGTTGATGTCTTTATTCCCACCTATAACGAACCGCCCTACATCTTGCGACGCACCATTGTTGCCTGTCAGTCGATGGACTACAGCAATAAAACCATTTACGTTCTCGATGATGGCCGTCGTCCCGAAGTGGCGGAACTGTGCGATCGCCTCGGGGTGAAGTACATCACCCGCCCCACCAACGAACACCGCAAAGCGGGCAACCTCAACCATGCCCTACAGCAGACAAGGGGCGAACTGATTACCGTCTTTGATGCCGATTTCCTGCCGTTTCAGAATTTCTTGCGCCGCACGGTGGGCTTTTTTCAAAACGACAACATTGCCATGGTGCAAACGCCGCAGCACTTTTTTAACCCAGATTACCACGCCCAAAACCTTGGCATCGAGTTCATGATGCCTGGGGATATGGAATACTTTTTTGGTTTTATTCAGCCCGGGCGCGACTTTGGCAACGCCATCATCTGCTGTGGCACCTCCTACGTGGTGCGGCGGCGAGATCTAGAAGCGGTGGGCGGCTACTATACCCGCTGTGTTGTGGAGGATTTCCAAACCGGCACCAAGATGCAGATTGCCGGATACCGCCTCATTTATTTGAACGAAATTCTCAGCATGGGGGAGTCTCCCCGCAACTTCCGCGATCACCTCGAGCAGCGGCTGCGCTGGCTGCAAGGCAACATGCAGATTTACTTCTGTGGGGATGATTTGCCCATTTGGTCAAAACTCTCATGGTTTCAGCGGAGTTGCCACCTCTCGCTGCTGCTGCACAACATTAACCCCTTTATCCGCGCCTGCTTTTTGGTGGGGCCTTTTCTGAGTTTGATGACGGGCATCTCCCTGACGGTTGCTGGCGTTTGGGAATACTTTTACTTTGCGCTTCCCTATACGCTGTTAACCCTCGCCACCTTTAGCTGGGCCACCGAAGGGCGTTACTTCTCCCTGTGGGGGGAAGTCTATGAGGCCATGTTTGCCTTTCCCGCCATGGTGCAACTCATTAAAATTCTGCGGAACCCCTTTGGCAAAATTGGCAGCTTGGTCACCAACAAGGGCACGCTCTCCAATCGTAAGTCTCTGAATTTAACCTTTACATGGCCGCTGTTGCTGCTGGTTCTAGCCTCTGCCTTGGGGATTTTTATCCGCTACGGTGGTTACTGGTTTGGCGTGTGGCCGCCGATGGAGTACGAGCGGGCGGGCCTCGAGGTGATGCTGGCCTGGACCATTTACAACGCCTTTATTGCGCTGATTGGGGTGCTGGCGGCCATTGATCAGCCGACCCGTCGCCAGAGCGATCGCTTTCCCATCTGTACGGTGTGTCGGCTACAACTGGGGCGGCAAACCTTTTGGGGCTATACCCGTGATGTCTCAGAAACGGGGGCGGCTTTATTACTCACGGCAGGACGGCAGATCTCAGCCCAAGACACCGTGGGCACGCTGACGTTTTTAGAGCAGGACTTTAGTGTGAAGGCCGCGATTGTGCGGATGCGGCAAGAAGACGAACGAAGCTGCCTCTACTTGCGGTTTTTAGAGGTGGAGGATGAGGCCAGTCGCCGCCTGATCCAGTTACTTTACGGTGGGTTAACTTGGTGGCACAAACCCAAGGCTCCCCACGGACTAGATGCCTTCTGGGCCATGGTAGGTCGACTGCTGGATTTTCGCTCTCTGTTTACCCTGTATAGCTGA
- a CDS encoding PIN/TRAM domain-containing protein: MLDTVLLLIILVMGIAVGFNSVDLLPAAVLDQVANVRGLQWVTAGFGGLVGIALGLLLQTLYHRLERSIRQLPAETLLSRAVGLVVGLLLANLMLAPIFLLPIPKDFSFIKPLVAVLTSVVFAYSGTTLADSHGRALLRLINPNSVESSLLAEGMLKPARAKVLDTSCIIDGRIEALLNLGVLEGQIIVPQFVLQELQLIADAANDQKRSRGRRGLDVLNRLQAHLGDRIVIHSADYPDLTTVDAKLVRLCQEIHGTLVTNDFNLNKVARFQKVDVFNVNELAQALRPIYLPGDTLELKILKEGKEPAQGIGYLEDGTMVVVEEGVDHIGDQLSVVVTSALQTSAGRMIFARLHMPTVA, translated from the coding sequence ATGCTCGATACAGTTTTACTCCTCATTATCTTAGTGATGGGGATTGCCGTTGGCTTTAATAGCGTTGACTTACTGCCAGCGGCGGTTCTTGATCAAGTGGCAAACGTCCGCGGCTTGCAGTGGGTCACGGCGGGGTTTGGTGGGTTAGTGGGTATCGCCCTTGGCCTGCTGTTGCAAACCCTTTACCATCGGTTAGAGCGCAGCATTCGGCAACTGCCTGCTGAAACCCTACTCTCACGGGCAGTGGGGTTAGTGGTGGGGTTGCTCTTGGCCAACCTGATGCTTGCGCCTATCTTTCTGTTGCCGATTCCCAAGGATTTTTCCTTTATTAAGCCCTTAGTGGCGGTGCTCACCAGTGTTGTCTTTGCCTACTCGGGGACCACGCTGGCCGATAGCCATGGTCGCGCCCTGCTGCGGCTGATTAACCCCAACTCCGTAGAAAGTAGCCTCTTGGCGGAGGGAATGCTCAAACCTGCCCGTGCCAAGGTTTTAGATACCAGTTGCATTATTGATGGCCGTATTGAGGCGCTGCTGAACCTCGGGGTCTTAGAAGGGCAAATTATTGTGCCCCAATTTGTGCTCCAAGAACTGCAACTCATTGCCGATGCTGCCAACGATCAAAAACGCAGTCGCGGTCGCCGGGGCCTCGATGTCCTCAATCGCCTTCAAGCCCATTTGGGCGATCGCATCGTGATTCACTCGGCAGATTACCCCGACTTAACCACAGTAGATGCCAAGCTTGTACGGCTGTGCCAAGAAATCCATGGCACCCTCGTCACCAATGACTTTAACCTGAACAAGGTGGCGCGCTTCCAAAAGGTGGATGTATTTAACGTTAACGAACTGGCCCAGGCCCTGCGTCCCATCTATTTGCCGGGGGACACCCTCGAACTCAAGATCCTCAAGGAAGGGAAAGAACCCGCTCAGGGGATTGGCTACCTCGAAGACGGCACGATGGTGGTGGTGGAAGAAGGGGTTGACCACATTGGCGATCAATTGTCGGTGGTGGTCACCAGTGCCCTACAAACCTCCGCTGGTCGGATGATTTTTGCCCGCTTACACATGCCGACGGTGGCCTAG
- a CDS encoding ATP-binding cassette domain-containing protein — protein sequence MSVTVKVEHLKKSYGAVTAVEDVSFTVTAAEIFGLLGPNGSGKTTTLRCLCTLSQPDAGVLEVCGLSVSHQPHLVRQKLGYVAQEVALDKILTGQEFLELQAALYHIPRSLIPQRIEAVLDRLDLRQWRDRKCGTYSGGIRKRFDLAAGLLHQPQVLVLDEPTVGLDIESRQVIWEVLRDLKAQGLTIILTSHYLEEVDLLSDRLAILDKGRVIASGTPAELKANIGGDRITVRVREFTPYSEAQAAQDRLTQLACVKSVLINRNQGNSLNLVVTNAELALRDIQTAFAEAGLSLFSLAQSRPSLDDVYLAATGQTLLDADLAATAQRDSKQLKKEAMQR from the coding sequence ATGTCGGTCACGGTCAAGGTTGAGCATCTCAAAAAGTCCTACGGTGCAGTGACAGCGGTTGAGGATGTGTCCTTTACCGTTACGGCGGCAGAAATTTTTGGCCTACTGGGTCCCAACGGCTCCGGTAAAACCACGACCCTGCGCTGTTTGTGTACCCTCTCACAGCCAGATGCCGGTGTGCTGGAGGTCTGTGGCCTGTCGGTGAGCCATCAGCCCCACTTAGTTCGCCAAAAACTAGGGTATGTGGCACAGGAGGTGGCACTCGATAAAATTCTCACCGGTCAGGAGTTTTTAGAGTTACAGGCGGCGCTGTACCATATTCCCCGCTCGCTGATTCCCCAGCGGATTGAGGCGGTACTGGATCGCCTTGACCTGCGGCAGTGGCGCGATCGCAAGTGTGGCACCTACTCGGGGGGCATTCGCAAGCGTTTTGATCTGGCGGCAGGTTTATTGCACCAACCCCAAGTTTTGGTTTTAGATGAACCGACGGTCGGCCTCGATATTGAAAGTCGCCAAGTGATTTGGGAGGTGCTGCGGGATCTGAAGGCGCAGGGGCTGACCATTATCCTCACGAGCCATTACCTAGAGGAAGTCGATCTTCTGAGCGATCGCCTAGCCATTCTTGATAAGGGGCGCGTCATTGCTAGCGGCACGCCAGCGGAACTAAAGGCCAACATCGGGGGCGATCGCATTACGGTGCGGGTGCGGGAATTTACCCCCTACAGCGAAGCCCAAGCGGCGCAAGACCGACTCACCCAACTGGCCTGCGTCAAATCGGTACTCATTAATCGCAACCAAGGCAACTCCCTCAATTTGGTGGTCACCAATGCAGAGCTGGCTCTGAGGGACATTCAGACGGCATTTGCCGAAGCTGGGCTCTCCCTGTTTAGCTTGGCGCAGTCTCGCCCCAGTTTAGATGATGTGTATCTGGCGGCAACGGGGCAAACACTCCTCGATGCAGATTTGGCGGCCACTGCCCAGCGGGACAGCAAACAACTGAAGAAGGAGGCGATGCAGCGCTAG
- the ruvA gene encoding Holliday junction branch migration protein RuvA, which translates to MFDYLRGCVVAQQRDAPNRSFLVLDVHGIGYRLSVTTALLKAYPPSAEVVQIFTHLVLRDDQMTLYGFGSAAERDLFLRLIRVNGVGPQLALALLDTLPLPELVQAIVSGNTRRLSRTPGVGQKTAERIALELKASLAAWRQDTNVPAAGVPNATLREELELTLFALGYSDREIAAALAAVGQTPTLAQSNDPEAWLREAIAWLSQQP; encoded by the coding sequence GTGTTTGACTACCTGAGAGGATGCGTTGTTGCCCAGCAGCGGGATGCGCCTAACCGATCCTTTTTAGTCCTCGACGTTCACGGGATTGGCTATCGCCTCAGTGTGACCACTGCCCTGCTCAAGGCTTATCCCCCCAGTGCCGAGGTGGTGCAAATTTTTACCCATCTTGTTTTACGCGATGATCAGATGACCCTCTACGGTTTTGGCAGTGCCGCAGAGCGGGATTTGTTCTTACGCTTAATTCGGGTGAATGGGGTGGGGCCGCAACTGGCACTGGCGCTGCTGGATACACTCCCCCTGCCGGAGTTGGTTCAAGCCATTGTTAGTGGCAACACACGGCGGCTGAGTCGCACCCCCGGGGTGGGTCAAAAAACGGCAGAACGGATCGCCCTTGAACTAAAAGCCTCCCTAGCGGCATGGCGACAGGACACGAACGTACCGGCTGCCGGAGTACCGAACGCCACGCTGCGGGAAGAGTTGGAATTAACCCTATTCGCCTTGGGCTATAGCGATCGCGAAATTGCAGCGGCGCTGGCTGCGGTTGGTCAAACCCCCACCCTCGCCCAGAGTAACGATCCCGAAGCATGGTTACGGGAGGCGATTGCCTGGCTGAGCCAGCAACCATAA
- a CDS encoding DEAD/DEAH box helicase — protein MSERSPALADFLAQLPFSLDAFQEAAITALEAGRSVVVCAPTGSGKTLIGEYAIHRALSRQQRVFYTTPLKALSNQKLRDFQQQFGPEQVGLLTGDVSINRDAPILVMTTEIFRNMLYGTSIGEVGTSLAGVEVVVLDECHYMNDRQRGTVWEESIIYCPPEIQLVALSATIANGEQLTDWIKAVHGDAELIYSDWRPIPLHFYFCSGKGLVPLLDGQRKRLNPKLHGTGEMRRRGGKREFLSIRYVVGQLQQRDMLPAIYFIFSRRGCDQAVQEAQGLRLLTEAEKATLAARVDNFLAQHQEIVAPEMIAPLYQGIAAHHAGVLPVVKTFVETLFQEGLIKLVFATETLAAGINMPARTTVISTLSKRTDSGHRLLTASEFLQMAGRAGRRGMDTIGHVVTLQTPFEGANEAAFLATAAPDPLISQFTPSYGMVLNLLQRHTLTEARELVERSFGQYLATLHLTPQRQAIAALETELNSVQQRLAAIDRRQLATYQKLRERLQQDQRLLKILQQQAAQERTHELLPLIMAAPLGTWIHLKPTVAEQPPLAAVLCHQVQGAGQFPHWVCLGSDGRLHVVAAEHILGVYPDRPAVSALPPLPEGFKLRLGATCPVPQPQQWLEQIPDLPPVLPAPQVAAQQAKIADLQAKLSQLQASFPQNVNNLLRLVRREERLLTELGDRRQKLTLQAQRHWDQFLSLVGALQDFGGLNDLTPTPLGEMAAALRGENELWLALALASGELDNLPPHLLAAAVAALVTETPRSDSWCNYPIASEVEECLAALSPTRRRLFQIQRRRQIIFPLWYEWDLIGLVEHWALGTPWNELCAQTNLDAGDIVRLLRRTLDFLSQIPHAPHTSPQLRQSAQQARHLLDRFPVNDLLEGVELETATAGS, from the coding sequence ATGAGCGAGCGATCGCCAGCCCTAGCAGACTTTCTGGCTCAACTGCCGTTTTCCTTGGATGCCTTTCAGGAGGCGGCCATCACTGCCCTAGAGGCGGGGCGATCGGTGGTGGTGTGCGCCCCCACTGGCTCGGGGAAAACCCTGATTGGCGAGTACGCTATTCATCGCGCCCTCAGCCGCCAGCAGCGGGTGTTTTACACCACTCCCCTCAAGGCGCTATCTAACCAAAAGCTGCGGGACTTTCAGCAGCAGTTTGGCCCGGAGCAGGTGGGGCTACTCACCGGCGATGTCTCCATTAATCGGGATGCGCCTATTTTAGTGATGACCACGGAAATTTTCCGCAACATGCTCTACGGCACCTCCATTGGTGAAGTGGGCACCTCCCTTGCGGGGGTTGAGGTCGTGGTGCTTGACGAGTGCCATTACATGAACGATCGCCAGCGGGGCACCGTGTGGGAGGAATCGATCATCTACTGCCCGCCAGAAATTCAGTTAGTGGCGCTTTCGGCCACCATTGCCAACGGCGAACAACTCACCGACTGGATTAAAGCCGTCCATGGGGATGCCGAACTCATCTATTCCGACTGGCGACCCATTCCCCTACACTTTTACTTTTGCAGTGGCAAAGGGTTAGTCCCGCTCCTCGATGGCCAGCGCAAACGCCTCAACCCCAAGCTGCACGGCACCGGCGAGATGCGGCGGCGGGGGGGAAAGCGGGAGTTTCTCAGCATTCGCTACGTGGTGGGTCAACTGCAACAGCGGGATATGCTGCCCGCCATTTACTTTATTTTTAGTCGCCGCGGCTGCGATCAAGCCGTACAGGAGGCTCAGGGACTGCGTCTGCTCACAGAGGCCGAGAAGGCTACCCTCGCCGCCCGGGTCGATAATTTTTTAGCCCAGCACCAAGAGATTGTTGCGCCCGAAATGATTGCCCCCCTGTATCAGGGAATTGCCGCCCACCATGCGGGGGTACTGCCCGTCGTCAAAACCTTTGTCGAAACTCTCTTTCAGGAGGGGCTGATTAAACTGGTGTTTGCAACGGAAACCTTGGCGGCGGGGATCAATATGCCCGCCCGGACCACCGTTATTTCCACCCTTTCGAAGCGCACCGATAGCGGCCACCGCCTGCTAACGGCCTCTGAATTTTTACAGATGGCTGGCCGTGCCGGACGACGGGGGATGGATACCATTGGCCATGTCGTGACGCTACAAACCCCCTTTGAAGGGGCCAACGAAGCGGCCTTTTTGGCGACCGCTGCCCCCGATCCCCTGATTAGCCAGTTTACCCCCAGCTATGGCATGGTCTTGAACCTGCTCCAGCGCCACACCCTTACCGAGGCACGGGAACTGGTGGAGCGCAGTTTTGGCCAGTACCTTGCCACCCTGCACCTGACCCCCCAACGCCAAGCGATCGCTGCCCTAGAAACAGAGCTTAACAGCGTCCAGCAACGGCTTGCCGCCATAGACCGCCGCCAACTGGCCACCTATCAAAAACTGCGGGAACGGCTACAGCAAGACCAACGCCTCCTAAAAATTTTGCAGCAGCAGGCGGCCCAGGAACGCACCCACGAACTCCTGCCCCTGATCATGGCCGCGCCGCTGGGCACTTGGATCCACCTAAAACCCACCGTGGCCGAGCAGCCTCCCCTAGCCGCCGTACTGTGCCATCAAGTGCAGGGAGCCGGTCAGTTCCCCCACTGGGTTTGCCTAGGCAGCGATGGCCGCCTGCACGTGGTTGCCGCTGAGCACATTCTGGGGGTCTATCCGGATCGCCCCGCGGTCTCAGCGCTACCGCCCTTACCCGAGGGGTTCAAACTGCGCCTTGGCGCAACCTGTCCCGTTCCCCAGCCCCAACAGTGGCTAGAGCAAATCCCAGACCTGCCGCCGGTGCTACCTGCTCCGCAAGTGGCGGCCCAACAGGCCAAAATTGCCGACCTGCAAGCTAAACTGAGTCAACTGCAGGCCAGCTTCCCCCAAAATGTCAATAATCTTTTGCGGCTCGTGCGTCGGGAAGAGCGGCTGCTGACAGAATTGGGCGATCGCCGGCAAAAACTGACCCTGCAAGCCCAGCGCCACTGGGATCAGTTCCTGTCACTGGTGGGTGCCCTGCAAGACTTTGGCGGCCTCAACGACTTGACCCCCACCCCCCTTGGGGAAATGGCCGCGGCCTTACGGGGCGAAAACGAACTCTGGTTAGCCCTTGCCCTTGCCTCCGGCGAGCTAGATAACCTGCCCCCCCACCTGTTGGCAGCAGCGGTTGCCGCCCTTGTCACCGAAACACCGCGGTCTGACAGTTGGTGCAACTATCCCATTGCCAGCGAAGTCGAGGAGTGCTTGGCCGCCCTTAGCCCAACCCGCCGCCGGCTCTTTCAAATTCAGCGGCGACGGCAGATTATCTTTCCCCTCTGGTACGAATGGGACCTAATTGGCTTGGTCGAGCACTGGGCCTTGGGAACCCCTTGGAACGAACTCTGTGCCCAAACCAACCTTGATGCGGGCGATATTGTGCGTTTGTTGCGGCGCACCCTCGACTTTCTCTCCCAGATTCCCCATGCTCCCCACACCAGCCCCCAACTGCGCCAAAGTGCCCAGCAGGCACGCCACCTCCTAGATCGCTTCCCGGTCAACGATCTCCTAGAAGGGGTGGAGCTAGAAACAGCAACTGCTGGCTCTTAG